A genomic region of Cannabis sativa cultivar Pink pepper isolate KNU-18-1 chromosome 1, ASM2916894v1, whole genome shotgun sequence contains the following coding sequences:
- the LOC115707506 gene encoding ubiquitin domain-containing protein 7SL RNA1-like yields MDVIFDQSNGKSFSIEVGFFDTILEIKQKIEKYHAIPISTQTLVLNNNRQVLQDERYVGDYEIFQNSHIRLIIPSDNSDTPTTTNADADIDANTIMIDVDDQDSPPPLFFNKIIRLNLKIPTPKPHVVPVEMDLNDTVSSLKEKIQEIEPSVVSAKRVVLYSYSSSGLVELKENRCLSECELRENAEIEVSLMMRTSTVLGAGSKNNNKLKLTVRSKCESRKVIVEMSPSDDVVELRKELDKIRQRGVHFPLPSDGYFFIYKQTVMDEDKSFRWHHVSHGDTIDIFNGSITGGS; encoded by the coding sequence ATGGATGTGATCTTCGATCAATCAAATGGAAAATCCTTCTCGATTGAAGTGGGTTTCTTTGATACAATCCTAGAAATCAAGCAAAAGATAGAGAAGTACCACGCCATACCCATTTCAACCCAAACCCTTGTCTTGAATAATAATCGCCAAGTTCTCCAAGATGAACGCTACGTGGGCGACTACGAAATCTTCCAAAACTCTCACATCCGCCTCATTATCCCCTCCGATAATTCCGATACGCCCACCACCACTAACGCCGATGCCGACATTGACGCCAACACCATCATGATCGACGTTGATGATCAAGACTCCCCTCCTCCattatttttcaacaaaattattAGACTCAACTTAAAGATTCCTACTCCGAAACCCCACGTGGTCCCTGTGGAGATGGACTTAAACGACACCGTTTCGTCATTGAAAGAGAAGATTCAAGAGATAGAGCCCTCTGTGGTTTCGGCCAAACGTGTGGTTCTTTACTCATATTCCTCTTCGGGGCTTGTGGAGTTGAAAGAGAACCGTTGTTTAAGTGAATGTGAACTTCGTGAGAACGCTGAGATCGAGGTGAGTTTGATGATGAGGACGTCGACAGTATTAGGGGCGGGttcaaagaataataataagttgAAACTGACAGTAAGATCCAAGTGCGAGAGTAGGAAGGTTATCGTGGAGATGAGCCCAAGTGATGATGTGGTGGAACTGAGGAAGGAGTTGGACAAGATTAGACAGAGAGGGGTTCATTTTCCTCTTCCCTCAGATGGTTACTTTTTCATTTACAAGCAAACTGTCATGGACGAAGATAAGTCCTTTCGATGGCACCACGTCTCCCATGGTGATACTATTGACATTTTCAATGGTAGCATTACCGGAGGATCTTGA
- the LOC133034611 gene encoding uncharacterized protein LOC133034611, with amino-acid sequence MVDGFEIGGAHNEANPIALADDRARAIREYAAPMFNELNPGIVRPEIQAPHFELKPVMFQMLQTVGQFGGSPTEDPHLHIRSFLEVSDSFKLQGVSEEALRLKLFPFSLRDRARAWLNTLPPDSVTNWNDLAEKFLRKYFPPTRNAKFRSEIMSFQQLEDETTSDAWERFKELLRKCPHHGIPHCIQLETFYNGLNAASRMVLDASANGAILSKSYNEAFEILERIASNNYQWSTNRAPTSRKVAGVLEVDALTALTAQMASMTNILKNMNMGGSVQPAAAIQRAEISCVYCGDGHTFENCPSNPASVCYVGNQNFNRNNDPYSNSYNSAWKRHPNFSWGGQGASSSGAQAQGKQSFPPGFSQQPRPQQPHQPQGSQTSSLESLMRDYMAKNDAVIQSQAASLRNLEVQLGQLANDLKNRPQGTLPSDTENPRRDCKEHCKAVTLRSGKIIESNVAAAEKKEPSSIQKEGEMRKNQATSTEIPQ; translated from the coding sequence ATGGTCGATGGGTTTGAAATTGGAGGTGCTCATAATGAAGCCAATCCTATTGCTTTGGCCGATGATAGAGCCCGAGCAATAAGAGAGTATGCAGCCCCTATGTTCAATGAGCTAAATCCGGGTATTGTGAGACCCGAAATCCAAGCACCTCACTTTGAGCTCAAGCCCGTcatgtttcaaatgctccaaacgGTTGGTCAATTTGGTGGGTCGCCAACGgaagatcctcacctccatATTCGCTCATTTTTagaggtgagtgattctttcaagcTACAAGGAGTAAGTGAAGAGGCTTTAAGATTGAAGTTGTTCCCATTTTCCTTGAGGGATCGGGCTAGAGCATGGCTTAATACTCTTCCTCCCGATTCGGTGACTAATTGGAATGACTTGGCTGaaaaattcttgagaaagtacttTCCTCCAACAAGAAATGCAAAGTTTCGAAGCGAGATCATGTCCTTTCAACAATTGGAAGATGAGACTACTAGTGATGCATGGGAaagattcaaggagttgttgagGAAGTGCCCACACCATGGTATTCCCCATTGTATCCAACTTGAGACTTTTTACAATGGTCTCAATGCGGCTTCTAGGATGGTGTTGGACGCTTCCGCTAATGGAGCCATTCTTTCCAAGTCTTACAATGAAGCTTTTGAGATTTTGGAAAGGATAGCTAGCAACAACTATCAATGGTCAACTAATAGAGCTCCTACAAGCCGAAAAGTAGCGGGTGTTCTTGAAGTAGATGCTTTGACCGCTCTAACCGCTCAAATGGCCTCAATGACCAACATTTTGAAGAATATGAATATGGGAGGAAGTGTACAACCAGCCGCTGCCATTCAAAGGGCAGAAATCTCTTGTGTGTATTGTGGTGATGGGCATACTTTTGAAAATTGCCCCTCAAATCCAGCTTCGGTGTGTTATGTGGGTAATCAAAACTTCAACCGCAACAACGATCCATACTCAAATTCCTACAATTCGGCATGGAAGCGTCATCCAAACTTTTCATGGGGAGGTCAAGGGGCAAGTTCAAGTGGAGCACAAGCACAAGGAAAGCAATCATTCCCACCGGGTTTCTCTCAACAACCAAGACCTCAACAACCTCACCAACCTCAAGGCTCTCAAACTAGTTCTTTGGAGAGCTTAATGAGAGATTATATGGCCAAGAATGACGCTGTAATTCAAAGCCAAGCAGCATCTCTTCGGAATCTTGAAGTTCAATTGGGGCAATTGGCCAATGATTTGAAGAATAGACCACAAGGCACTTTGCCTAGTGACACCGAAAACCCAAGAAGAGATTGCAAAGAACATTGCAAAGCGGTAACCttgagaagtggaaaaataattgagtCAAATGTGGCTGCAGCAGAAAAGAAAGAGCCCTCTTCAATCCAAAAAGAGGGGGAAATGCGAAAAAACCAAGCAACTTCAACCGAAATTCCCCAGTAG